The proteins below are encoded in one region of Sander lucioperca isolate FBNREF2018 chromosome 11, SLUC_FBN_1.2, whole genome shotgun sequence:
- the pfn2 gene encoding profilin-2 isoform X1 — MSWQSYVDNLMADGSCQDAAIVGYTDAKYVWASSVGGTFANITPEEIDVLIGKDRMAFFTSGMTLGNKKCSVIRDSLLLDGDWTMDIRTKSQGGEPTYNISVGKAGKALVFVMGKEGVHGGQLNKKAFMMAEYLRKSGY; from the exons ATGTCCTGGCAAAGCTACGTGGACAACCTGATGGCTGATGGCAGCTGCCAGGACGCGGCCATTGTTGGGTACACGGACGCCAAATACGTCTGGGCATCGTCTGTCGGCGGTACTTTTGCCAACATTACG CCTGAAGAAATCGACGTGTTAATAGGAAAGGACCGGATGGCATTCTTCACCAGTGGGATGACCTTAGGCAATAAAAAGTGCTCCGTAATCAGAGACAGCCTCCTACTTGACGGCGACTGGACAATGGACATCCGGACAAAGAGTCAAGGCGGAGAACCAACATACAACATTTCTGTAGGCAAAGCCGGCAAAG CATTGGTTTTTGTCATGGGGAAGGAAGGTGTCCACGGAGGACAGCTCAACAAGAAAGCATTTATGATGGCTGAATACCTGAGGAAGTCCGGATACTAA
- the pfn2 gene encoding profilin-2 isoform X2, with amino-acid sequence MSWQSYVDNLMADGSCQDAAIVGYTDAKYVWASSVGGTFANITPEEIDVLIGKDRMAFFTSGMTLGNKKCSVIRDSLLLDGDWTMDIRTKSQGGEPTYNISVGKAGKVLVLVMGKEGVHGGGLNKKAYSMAKYLRDSGF; translated from the exons ATGTCCTGGCAAAGCTACGTGGACAACCTGATGGCTGATGGCAGCTGCCAGGACGCGGCCATTGTTGGGTACACGGACGCCAAATACGTCTGGGCATCGTCTGTCGGCGGTACTTTTGCCAACATTACG CCTGAAGAAATCGACGTGTTAATAGGAAAGGACCGGATGGCATTCTTCACCAGTGGGATGACCTTAGGCAATAAAAAGTGCTCCGTAATCAGAGACAGCCTCCTACTTGACGGCGACTGGACAATGGACATCCGGACAAAGAGTCAAGGCGGAGAACCAACATACAACATTTCTGTAGGCAAAGCCGGCAAAG tCTTGGTCTTGGTAATGGGCAAAGAAGGGGTCCATGGAGGCGGATTGAATAAGAAGGCATACTCGATGGCAAAATACTTGAGGGATTCAgggttttag